The Vanessa atalanta chromosome 2, ilVanAtal1.2, whole genome shotgun sequence genome has a segment encoding these proteins:
- the LOC125068947 gene encoding gustatory receptor for sugar taste 64f-like — protein sequence MLRVASVQKATIQLHLPVSRWRKLREDYNRATRLVRSFDDAINSIVFTSFASNLYFVCLQLYHLLKFFNGYELSIYVTFSLMFVLSRSLAVSLTAAQVHSASLVAAPSLYNVPSSSYSTEVQRFLEQIHGDTVALTGLNFFYITKELVLSVVGTIVTYELVLLQFNQ from the exons cATTTGCCAGTATCCCGTTGGCGGAAATTGCGGGAAGATTACAATAGAGCGACCCGATTGGTTCGTTCCTTTGATGATGCAATTAACAGTATTGTGTTTACTTCATTTGCAAGTAATCTTTATTTCGTATGTCTACAACTTTACCACCTGCTCAA atttttcaaCGGATACGAACTCTCTATATATGTCACGTTTTCTTTGATGTTCGTTCTCTCGCGATCGTTGGCGGTTTCGCTCACCGCTGCTCAGGTGCATTCCGCGTCCCTCGTGGCGGCTCCATCGCTTTACAACGTTCCATCTTCCTCGTATAGTACCGAG GTTCAAAGGTTTCTTGAGCAAATCCATGGCGATACCGTAGCGTTGACGGGtcttaactttttctacataacTAAAGAGTTGGTTTTGTCT GTGGTTGGTACTATCGTAACTTATGAGCTCGTCTTGCTGCAGTTCAATCAATAA